TACAGCCACACCCACAGTATCGTGGATCAGCGCGAAGTGACGAACGCGCGAACGATTCTCGAGGACGACACCAGGATCACCTATCACGCCACGGTCCTCGCCGGCGTGCGCGTGGGCCAAAACGGAATGGTGGGCGCCGGCGCCGTCGCCACCAAGCACGTCCGGCCATACCACGTGAACGTCGGCATCCCGGCCAAGTCGGTGCGGGTCAAGCCGAACGCGCCGCCCGAGACGATCCACACCGACCTGCCTACGCGCCACGCTGGCGAGCCGGGGCCATCCTGACCGCGCTCATCATCGTCACGCTCCTCGCCTGCGCGGCGGCGCTGGTCTGGTCGTGGCGTGTGCGGCGCCGACACGAGGTCGAGTCCGCGGCCCTCGCGGCGCAGCTCGCCGAGGTGCAGGCCGAGCGCGACGATTTTGCGCGCCGCCTTGACCGGCGCATCAACGAGATCTTCTCCCTCCAGGAACTCAGTTACGTGCTCTCCGAATCGCTCCAGACCGAGCGGATCGTGGAGCAGGTGGCCCGGTTTACCTCCCGATTCCTCGAAGCGGAGGGAACGGTCGTCGCACTCGCGTCGGAGGAGCATCCCGAACTCCGTATCGCGTCGGCCGAAGGATCGCTCGCCTCCCTCCTGGGTCGCTCGATCCCGTCCGGGGAGGGGGGCCTCCTCACCCAGGCCATCGGTCGTGAGCGGATTGAGCTCGCCGAGGGCCCACCGCCGGGCGTGGAACTGGTGGCGGGCGTGCTCGTGGCGCGGACCGCCGTCGCCCCATTGCGCGCCCATGGCATGACCCTCGGAGCCATGGCCGTCGCGGCACGCCGCGACCGGCCGTTCTCCACCCAGGACCTCTGGCTGATATCCACCGTCGCGATGCAGGCGGCGGTGGTGCTGACCAACAGCCGGTTCTTCGGGCTGCTGCGACAGGGCAAGGAAGAGTGGGAAACGACGTTCGACGCCCTCTCCGAAGGCATCGCGCTGGTCGACGGGGCCGGCCGCATCACCCGGGCCAACCGGGCGCTCGCGCTGCTGGCCGGCGTCCCGCTCGCCTCCCTGGTCGGGCGGCCCTTCGTCTCCTCCCTTTTTTCGGAGTCAGCGCCCGCGGAGGAGTTGCTCGCGGGCGCGCGCCTCGGCAAGTCGCGGATCCCGACCCTGCTGCCCTCGACCAAGCTGCACCGCACCCTGCGGCTGGCCGGCGCGCCGCTTCCGGCGCACGAGGGGACCGCGTCGATCGTGGTCATGGTGGAGGATGTCACGGACCAGCGCGCCCTCGAAGCGCAGCTGATCCAGAACGAGAAGATGGCGGCCGTCGGGCAGCTGGTGTCCGGCGTCGCGCACGAACTGAACAATCCGCTGACGTCG
The DNA window shown above is from Gemmatimonadales bacterium and carries:
- a CDS encoding ATP-binding protein produces the protein MRRRHEVESAALAAQLAEVQAERDDFARRLDRRINEIFSLQELSYVLSESLQTERIVEQVARFTSRFLEAEGTVVALASEEHPELRIASAEGSLASLLGRSIPSGEGGLLTQAIGRERIELAEGPPPGVELVAGVLVARTAVAPLRAHGMTLGAMAVAARRDRPFSTQDLWLISTVAMQAAVVLTNSRFFGLLRQGKEEWETTFDALSEGIALVDGAGRITRANRALALLAGVPLASLVGRPFVSSLFSESAPAEELLAGARLGKSRIPTLLPSTKLHRTLRLAGAPLPAHEGTASIVVMVEDVTDQRALEAQLIQNEKMAAVGQLVSGVAHELNNPLTSIAGLSELLLEQERLPGAVREHLNVIHEQADRAGRIVANLLTFARKGTPEQAVVDLEDVAQRTTLLIQAELRLRGITLERTTGAPAIVRGDRYEIQQVLLNLLTNAVHALSDLPPDADRRILVATGQEDDRAFVRVTDTGPGIPAALVGRIFTPFFTTKEPGRGTGLGLSISYGIVESHGGRLSYAPGEEGGSTFAIELPAYGSGPVKQLVPCRVLVADADRSVHRVVTALLTQNGVQIHTARTGAEAVVMSNELAYDIVLVDPTLSGASEPLVPLLLAQRPELLSRLVLLGDDGRTLHADLPEIPHLAKPLVPRDARAVLQRLLGS